From Macaca mulatta isolate MMU2019108-1 chromosome 3, T2T-MMU8v2.0, whole genome shotgun sequence, the proteins below share one genomic window:
- the IGFBP1 gene encoding insulin-like growth factor-binding protein 1, protein MGHRPPPPAQRASAPVCCPRLEMSEVPVARVWLVLLLLTVQVGVTASAPWQCAPCSAEKLALCPPVPALCSEVTRSAGCGCCPMCALPLGAACGVATARCARGLSCRALPGEQQPLHALTRGQGACVQDSDASASNAEAAGSPESPESTEITEEELLDNFHLMAPSEEDHSTLWDAIGTYDSSKAVHVTNVKKWKEPCRIELYRVVESLTKAQETSGEDISKFYLPNCNKNGFYHSRQCETSLAGEERLCWCVYPWNGKRIPGSPEIRGDPNCQTYFNVQN, encoded by the exons ATGGGCCACCGCCCGCCGCCACCAGCCCAGAGAGCCTCGGCTCCTGTCTGCTGCCCGCGCCTGGAGATGTCAGAGGTCCCCGTTGCTCGCGTCTGGCTGGTACTGCTCCTGCTGACTGTCCAGGTCGGCGTGACAGCCAGCGCTCCGTGGCAGTGCGCGCCCTGCTCCGCTGAGAAGCTCGCTCTCTGCCCGCCGGTGCCCGCCTTGTGCTCGGAGGTCACCCGGTCCGCTGGCTGCGGCTGCTGCCCGATGTGCGCCCTGCCTCTGGGCGCCGCGTGCGGCGTGGCCACTGCACGCTGCGCCCGGGGACTCAGTTGCCGCGCGCTGCCGGGGGAGCAGCAACCCCTGCACGCCCTTACCCGCGGCCAAGGCGCCTGCGTGCAGGACTCTGACGCCTCCGCTTCCAATGCCGAGGCTGCAG GGAGCCCTGAAAGCCCAGAGAGCACAGAGATAACTGAGGAGGAGCTCCTGGATAATTTCCATCTGATGGCCCCTTCTGAAGAGGATCATTCCACTCTTTGGGATGCCATCGGTACCTATGATAGCTCGAAGGCTGTCCATGTCACCAACGTCAAAAAATGGAAG GAGCCCTGCCGAATAGAACTCTACAGAGTCGTAGAGAGTTTAACCAAGGCACAGGAGACATCAGGAGAGGACATTTCCAAATTTTACCTGCCAAACTGCAACAAGAATGGATTTTATCACAGCAGACAG TGTGAGACATCCCTGGCTGGAGAGGAGAGGCTCTGCTGGTGCGTCTACCCTTGGAATGGGAAGAGGATCCCAGGGTCTCCAGAGATCAGGGGAGACCCCAACTGCCAGACGTATTTTAATGtacaaaactga